A stretch of the Marivirga tractuosa DSM 4126 genome encodes the following:
- a CDS encoding DUF4062 domain-containing protein yields the protein MPNEKLKIMVASTVYGFQDQIEQICGTLTGYGYEVWNSHIRTIPLNPGMSNPQNCLEAVRNCDVFFGIIRSRYGAVIEGDISITHQEIRSSIELRKPRWFIAHRDITVARQLLKQYMFDSNGNINSSFNYRSTNILDDIRVINLYNEAIMNNLPLADRVGHWVDEFYRIGDILRCLETQFSNVDRIQGIVNQMNQGYE from the coding sequence ATGCCGAATGAAAAACTTAAAATAATGGTAGCTTCTACAGTTTATGGCTTTCAAGACCAAATTGAACAAATTTGTGGAACTTTGACGGGATATGGATATGAAGTCTGGAATTCTCACATTCGTACAATTCCGCTTAATCCTGGCATGTCAAATCCTCAGAACTGTCTTGAAGCTGTTCGAAATTGTGATGTATTTTTTGGAATAATTCGGTCTAGATATGGAGCTGTTATAGAAGGTGATATTTCAATTACACATCAAGAAATTAGAAGTTCCATAGAATTAAGGAAACCAAGATGGTTTATCGCGCACAGAGATATTACAGTTGCGCGGCAGTTGCTCAAACAATACATGTTCGATAGCAATGGAAATATCAATTCAAGTTTTAATTACCGAAGTACTAATATATTGGATGATATACGGGTGATTAATTTATACAATGAAGCAATAATGAATAATTTGCCATTGGCTGACAGGGTTGGCCATTGGGTTGACGAATTTTATCGGATTGGCGATATACTAAGATGTCTTGAAACCCAGTTTTCTAACGTGGACCGGATTCAGGGAATTGTAAATCAAATGAATCAAGGATATGAATAG